A region of Massilia sp. WG5 DNA encodes the following proteins:
- a CDS encoding cobyric acid synthase has translation MTRFPYQTLMIQGTTSDAGKSTVVAALCRLLKRAGVKVAPFKPQNMALNSAVTQDGGEIGRAQALQAIAAGVEPHTDFNPVLLKPSSDTGAQVVIHGRVRAEMNARDYHQYKTVAMGAVLESHARLRAQYDAIIVEGAGSPAEINLRDRDIANMGFAEAVDCPVVLVADIDRGGVFAHIVGTLACLSESERNRIVGFVINRFRGDFKLLEPGLEWLERETGKPVLAVLPYLHGLYLDAEDAVQAVTRRDGKFRVVVPSTPRMSNHTDFDPLRAHPDLDLRFVREGEAIPGADLIVLPGSKNTRADLTWLQQQGWPDAIGRHLRYGGKVIGICGGFQMLGRTVDDPEGVEGAAGRSEALGLLDMATTLTREKRLAQVSGHSVFDPASIGAAVGGYEIHMGVSSGAALARPAFEIEGRGEGACSEDGQILGSYLHGMFDSASACAALLRWAGLHSQHAVNAAALREASLDRIADASVPLLNSLILSTR, from the coding sequence ATGACGCGCTTCCCGTACCAGACCCTGATGATCCAGGGGACCACGTCCGATGCCGGCAAGAGCACCGTGGTCGCCGCGCTGTGCCGGCTCTTGAAGCGCGCCGGCGTGAAGGTGGCGCCATTCAAGCCGCAGAACATGGCGCTCAACAGTGCGGTCACACAGGATGGCGGCGAGATCGGGCGCGCCCAGGCGCTGCAGGCGATTGCCGCCGGCGTCGAACCGCACACCGATTTCAATCCGGTCTTGTTGAAACCGTCGAGCGACACCGGCGCCCAGGTCGTCATCCACGGCCGCGTGCGCGCCGAAATGAACGCGCGCGACTATCACCAGTACAAGACGGTGGCGATGGGCGCGGTGCTGGAATCGCACGCGCGGCTGCGGGCCCAGTATGACGCGATCATCGTGGAAGGCGCCGGCAGCCCGGCCGAGATCAATCTGCGCGACCGCGACATCGCCAACATGGGCTTTGCCGAAGCGGTCGATTGCCCGGTCGTGCTGGTCGCCGACATCGACCGCGGCGGCGTGTTCGCACACATCGTCGGCACGCTCGCCTGCCTGTCGGAGAGCGAGCGCAATCGCATTGTCGGCTTCGTGATCAACCGCTTCCGCGGCGACTTCAAGCTGCTCGAACCCGGACTGGAATGGCTGGAGCGCGAAACCGGCAAGCCGGTGCTGGCGGTGCTGCCCTATCTGCACGGGCTGTATCTCGATGCGGAAGACGCCGTGCAGGCAGTCACGCGGCGCGACGGCAAATTCCGGGTAGTCGTGCCGAGCACGCCGCGGATGAGCAACCACACCGACTTCGATCCGCTGCGCGCGCATCCGGACCTCGACCTGCGCTTCGTGCGCGAAGGCGAAGCGATTCCGGGAGCCGACCTGATCGTCCTCCCCGGCAGCAAGAATACGCGGGCCGATCTGACCTGGTTGCAGCAGCAAGGGTGGCCGGACGCGATTGGCCGCCACCTGCGCTATGGCGGCAAAGTGATCGGCATCTGCGGCGGCTTCCAGATGCTGGGGCGCACCGTCGACGATCCGGAAGGTGTCGAGGGCGCGGCCGGGCGATCCGAGGCGCTCGGGCTGCTCGACATGGCGACCACGCTGACGCGGGAAAAGCGCCTGGCCCAGGTCAGCGGACACAGCGTGTTCGACCCCGCGTCCATCGGAGCAGCAGTAGGCGGCTACGAAATCCACATGGGCGTGTCGAGCGGAGCCGCGCTGGCCCGGCCGGCGTTCGAGATCGAAGGGCGCGGCGAAGGCGCGTGCTCGGAGGACGGCCAGATCCTCGGCAGCTATCTGCACGGGATGTTCGACAGTGCATCCGCCTGCGCTGCCCTGCTGCGCTGGGCGGGGCTGCACAGCCAACATGCCGTCAATGCAGCAGCCTTGCGCGAAGCGAGCCTGGACCGGATCGCGGATGCGAGCGTGCCGCTTCTCAATAGTCTAATTCTATCGACTCGCTAA
- the cobO gene encoding cob(I)yrinic acid a,c-diamide adenosyltransferase yields the protein MNHSTPEDTVSDDTAALNERHRQRMARKKAVIDAKIAAADKKIGIIIVNTGNGKGKSSSAFGMAVRALGHGMKVGVVQFIKGAMSTGEEQFLRRFPDEVSFHAMGEGYTWETQNRERDIAKAEEAWEQAKRFLTDPDIGLVVLDELNIALKYRYLDVHTVIADLLDRPAMQHVVVTGRAAPPELIEVADTVTEMNVVKHAFKAGIAAQAGTEW from the coding sequence ATGAACCACTCGACGCCTGAAGACACCGTCTCTGACGACACCGCGGCGCTGAACGAGCGCCACCGCCAGCGCATGGCGCGCAAGAAGGCCGTCATCGACGCAAAAATCGCGGCGGCCGACAAGAAGATCGGCATCATCATCGTCAATACCGGCAACGGCAAGGGCAAGAGCTCGAGCGCCTTCGGGATGGCGGTGCGCGCGCTGGGCCACGGCATGAAGGTCGGCGTGGTCCAGTTCATCAAGGGTGCGATGTCGACCGGCGAAGAACAGTTCCTGCGGCGCTTCCCCGATGAAGTCAGCTTCCATGCGATGGGCGAAGGCTATACCTGGGAAACCCAGAACCGCGAGCGCGACATCGCCAAGGCGGAAGAAGCCTGGGAACAGGCGAAGCGCTTCCTCACCGATCCGGACATCGGCCTGGTGGTGCTCGACGAGCTGAACATCGCCCTGAAGTACCGTTACCTGGACGTGCACACGGTGATCGCCGACCTGCTCGACCGCCCGGCCATGCAGCACGTGGTGGTAACCGGGCGGGCCGCGCCGCCCGAGCTGATCGAGGTGGCGGACACCGTCACCGAAATGAACGTGGTCAAGCACGCCTTCAAGGCGGGCATCGCGGCGCAAGCCGGAACGGAGTGGTGA
- the cobU gene encoding bifunctional adenosylcobinamide kinase/adenosylcobinamide-phosphate guanylyltransferase, whose translation MSRTLVFGGARSGKSLLAERLARESGKEVVYVATSHAGDAEMAARIAHHRERRPAEWQTVEEARALAATLRRLCVPERIVLVDCLTLWLSNLMFSSQRDYPEVGEIVLPPVFAWERADLLAWLDEPAPGDVVFVSNEVGMGIVPAGAVSRTFVDEAGRLNQEVAARCERVLFVAAGLPLALKGAPC comes from the coding sequence ATGAGCCGCACCCTGGTCTTCGGCGGCGCCCGTTCCGGCAAGAGTCTTCTTGCCGAGCGGCTGGCGCGGGAGTCCGGCAAGGAGGTCGTGTATGTCGCAACCTCGCACGCCGGCGACGCCGAGATGGCGGCGCGCATCGCCCACCATCGTGAACGCCGGCCGGCCGAATGGCAGACGGTGGAGGAAGCGCGCGCGCTTGCCGCCACCCTGCGGCGCCTGTGCGTACCGGAGCGCATCGTGCTGGTCGACTGCCTGACCCTATGGCTCAGCAACCTGATGTTTTCGTCGCAGCGCGACTATCCGGAAGTCGGTGAGATCGTGCTGCCGCCCGTGTTTGCCTGGGAGCGCGCCGATCTGCTTGCATGGCTGGACGAACCGGCCCCTGGCGACGTCGTGTTCGTATCGAACGAAGTCGGCATGGGCATCGTGCCGGCGGGCGCGGTCTCGCGCACGTTCGTCGACGAAGCGGGCCGCCTGAACCAGGAAGTGGCGGCGCGCTGCGAGCGGGTGCTGTTCGTCGCCGCCGGCCTGCCGCTGGCCTTGAAGGGAGCACCGTGCTGA
- a CDS encoding CobD/CbiB family cobalamin biosynthesis protein — MLSGLPPLTLALLLAAGIALDLLLGEARRWHPLVGFGALAQRLERRLNAGGWRIARGAVGWTLAVLPLTALAAWLCAIEGAGGLAMHAVLLYLCLGLRSLRDHALPIHAALAASELPRARRLTARIVSRDTAQASEADLAKSGAESLLENGNDAVFGTLFCFLVGGGAGALLFRLANTLDAMWGYRNTRFNLFGRVAARIDDVLNYVPARLTALSYALLAPGGRLRALRCWRAQAKAWSSPNAGPVMASGAGALGISVGGAASYAGEVELRPVLGFGPAATADDIPRAWRLVLHTTLLWMTLALCTGAALQLIGARHA; from the coding sequence GTGCTGAGCGGGCTGCCTCCGCTCACGCTCGCGCTGCTGCTGGCCGCCGGGATCGCCCTCGACCTGCTGCTGGGCGAGGCACGGCGCTGGCATCCGCTGGTCGGCTTCGGCGCGCTGGCGCAGCGGCTGGAGCGGCGCCTGAACGCCGGTGGCTGGCGCATCGCACGCGGCGCCGTCGGCTGGACACTGGCCGTGCTGCCGCTGACGGCGCTCGCAGCCTGGCTGTGCGCGATCGAGGGCGCTGGTGGCCTGGCGATGCACGCCGTGCTGCTCTACCTGTGCCTTGGGCTGCGCAGCCTGCGCGACCATGCCCTGCCCATCCATGCGGCCCTGGCGGCCAGCGAGCTGCCGCGTGCGCGCCGCCTGACTGCGCGCATTGTCAGCCGCGACACCGCGCAGGCGAGCGAGGCCGACCTGGCGAAATCCGGCGCCGAATCGCTGCTCGAAAACGGCAACGACGCCGTGTTCGGCACCCTGTTCTGCTTCCTGGTGGGTGGCGGCGCCGGCGCCCTGCTGTTCCGGCTGGCGAACACGCTGGATGCGATGTGGGGTTACCGGAATACGCGCTTCAATCTGTTCGGCCGCGTGGCCGCACGCATCGACGATGTGTTGAACTATGTGCCGGCGCGCTTGACCGCGCTGTCGTACGCGCTGCTGGCGCCCGGCGGCCGGCTGCGCGCGCTGCGCTGCTGGCGCGCACAGGCAAAGGCCTGGAGCAGCCCGAACGCAGGTCCGGTAATGGCCAGCGGCGCCGGCGCGCTCGGCATCAGCGTGGGCGGCGCCGCAAGCTATGCGGGCGAAGTCGAGCTGCGGCCGGTGCTGGGCTTCGGTCCCGCCGCCACTGCGGACGACATTCCGCGTGCCTGGCGCCTGGTGTTGCATACGACCCTGCTGTGGATGACCCTCGCCCTGTGCACCGGCGCAGCCCTGCAGCTGATCGGAGCCCGGCATGCTTGA
- a CDS encoding M20/M25/M40 family metallo-hydrolase encodes MSDKNIEATILALSAFPNRYYKSQSGVDASNWLAAKWTGIAAGRPNITVKQVTHAGYPQASVMLSIAGSEKPDESVVLGAHLDSILVSRMSDTAQAPGADDDASGIASLTEALRSMLDRGYRPKRNIHFIAYAAEEVGLRGSQDIARTYRQGKGSVVGVLQLDMTNYKGAANDIYLFTDYTDSMQNAFLVQLISSYLPDLKLGYDKCGYACSDHASWQAQGFPTSMPFESSFARDNPAIHTAKDTYANSGGQAAHALKFARLAAAYAIEMGSDQAVLEKQKAH; translated from the coding sequence ATGAGCGACAAGAATATCGAGGCGACGATTCTCGCGCTGTCGGCCTTTCCCAATCGCTATTACAAAAGCCAATCGGGTGTCGACGCATCGAACTGGCTGGCGGCAAAATGGACCGGAATCGCTGCGGGACGGCCGAATATCACGGTCAAGCAGGTGACGCACGCCGGCTATCCGCAAGCGTCGGTCATGCTCAGCATTGCCGGCAGCGAGAAGCCGGATGAGAGCGTCGTTCTCGGTGCCCATCTGGACTCCATCCTGGTATCGAGGATGAGCGACACGGCCCAGGCGCCGGGCGCGGATGACGATGCTTCCGGCATCGCCAGCCTCACGGAAGCGCTGCGTTCCATGCTCGACCGCGGCTACCGGCCAAAACGCAACATCCATTTCATTGCCTACGCTGCGGAAGAAGTGGGCCTGCGGGGGTCGCAGGACATTGCGCGGACTTACAGGCAGGGGAAAGGCTCGGTGGTCGGCGTCCTGCAACTCGATATGACGAATTACAAGGGCGCAGCGAACGATATTTATCTGTTCACGGATTACACCGACAGCATGCAGAATGCCTTTCTCGTGCAACTGATTTCAAGCTATCTGCCCGACTTGAAACTCGGTTATGACAAGTGTGGTTATGCATGCTCGGACCATGCGAGCTGGCAAGCCCAAGGCTTTCCGACGTCGATGCCGTTCGAATCGAGCTTTGCGCGCGATAACCCTGCAATTCATACCGCGAAAGACACGTATGCCAACTCGGGCGGACAAGCCGCACACGCCCTGAAATTTGCCCGGCTGGCGGCCGCATATGCGATCGAAATGGGGAGCGATCAAGCGGTTTTAGAAAAGCAAAAAGCCCACTGA
- a CDS encoding cobyrinate a,c-diamide synthase, producing MAHPGARMLLVAAMASGQGKTTVTAALARGLVRQGQRVRVFKCGPDFIDPMLLERACGATVHTLDLWMVGLQACRRSLAEAARDADVVLIEGVMGLYDGTPSAADLARAFDIPVLAVIDASAMAQTAGAVVRGLRDYGPVQIAGVVANRVASEGHRQMVADSLRDIPLLASLPRQARKLPERHLGLVLPGEVDDIDAILDELADQLHLDAQAWQALTPRLPEHLDQDEAIPPLLAGKTVAIARDAAFCFIYPANLDVLRRLGARLCFFSPLADEAVPAGADVVWLPGGYPELHTEALSRAAHWRGSIRAAHAAGLPILAECGGMMAVAESITDIEGRSWPMPALLPGRVVMQQRLGGLGSQEMPTPAGELRGHTFHYSQLDTGLAPVAYTVKHPSGAQGEAVYRIGSLTASYFHGFFASNPLAAARLFTKEAP from the coding sequence ATGGCACATCCAGGCGCACGCATGCTGCTGGTGGCGGCGATGGCTTCCGGCCAGGGCAAGACCACCGTCACCGCCGCCCTCGCGCGCGGCCTGGTCCGCCAGGGCCAGCGGGTACGGGTATTCAAATGCGGTCCCGACTTCATCGACCCGATGCTGCTGGAGCGCGCCTGCGGCGCGACCGTGCACACGCTCGACCTGTGGATGGTCGGCCTGCAGGCGTGCCGGCGCAGCCTGGCGGAGGCCGCGCGCGATGCCGACGTGGTGCTGATCGAAGGCGTGATGGGCCTGTATGACGGCACCCCGTCCGCCGCCGACCTCGCGCGCGCCTTCGACATCCCGGTGCTGGCAGTGATCGACGCCTCCGCCATGGCGCAGACCGCCGGCGCCGTGGTGCGGGGCCTACGCGACTACGGTCCGGTGCAAATCGCAGGCGTGGTCGCGAACCGCGTGGCGAGCGAAGGCCACCGGCAGATGGTGGCGGACTCGCTGCGCGACATTCCCCTGCTGGCAAGCCTGCCCCGGCAGGCGCGCAAGCTGCCCGAGCGCCACCTCGGCCTGGTGCTGCCGGGAGAAGTCGACGACATCGACGCAATCCTGGACGAGCTGGCCGACCAGCTGCACCTGGACGCCCAGGCCTGGCAGGCCCTGACGCCGCGCCTGCCCGAGCACCTCGACCAGGACGAAGCGATCCCCCCGCTGCTGGCCGGGAAGACGGTGGCGATCGCGCGCGACGCCGCCTTCTGCTTCATCTACCCCGCCAACCTGGACGTGCTGCGGCGCCTGGGCGCCCGACTGTGCTTCTTTTCTCCGCTGGCCGACGAAGCGGTGCCGGCCGGCGCCGACGTGGTCTGGCTGCCGGGCGGGTATCCGGAACTGCATACCGAGGCGCTGTCCAGGGCGGCGCACTGGCGCGGCTCGATCCGCGCGGCGCACGCCGCCGGCCTGCCGATCCTGGCCGAATGCGGCGGCATGATGGCGGTCGCGGAATCCATCACCGACATCGAAGGCCGCAGCTGGCCCATGCCCGCCCTGCTGCCGGGCCGGGTCGTCATGCAGCAGCGCCTGGGCGGGCTCGGCTCGCAGGAAATGCCGACCCCGGCCGGCGAGCTGCGCGGCCACACCTTCCATTATTCGCAGCTGGACACCGGCCTGGCGCCGGTCGCCTACACGGTCAAGCATCCGTCCGGCGCCCAGGGCGAAGCGGTGTACCGGATCGGCTCCCTGACGGCGTCCTACTTCCACGGCTTCTTCGCCTCGAACCCGCTGGCCGCCGCCCGCCTGTTCACGAAGGAAGCGCCATGA
- a CDS encoding enoyl-CoA hydratase, translating into MEYSDLLIENHGKVVVIRLNRPKAMNALNDNMMNELGDALYKFDADPAVNVIILTGSEKVFAAGADIAAMANYTYADTYPGNYIGRNWEHILNVRKPVIGVVAGYALGGGCELAMMCDFLIAADSAKFGQPEIKVGVTPGAGGTQRLPRAIGKSKAMDMLLTCRMIDAAEAERTGLVSRVVPADKVMEEALAVANTIAAMPVSVAMQIKDSVNRAFETTLTEGVRYERRFFHAGFGTPAQKEGMAAFLEKRKPNFDGL; encoded by the coding sequence ATGGAATATTCTGATCTGCTGATCGAGAATCACGGCAAGGTAGTCGTGATCCGCCTGAACCGTCCGAAGGCGATGAATGCCCTGAACGACAATATGATGAACGAGTTGGGCGACGCGCTGTACAAATTCGACGCCGACCCGGCCGTCAACGTCATCATCCTGACCGGCAGCGAGAAGGTGTTCGCCGCAGGCGCCGACATCGCCGCCATGGCGAACTACACCTATGCCGATACCTATCCCGGCAACTACATCGGGCGCAACTGGGAACACATCCTGAATGTGCGCAAGCCGGTGATCGGCGTCGTCGCCGGCTATGCGCTGGGCGGCGGCTGCGAGCTGGCGATGATGTGCGACTTCCTGATCGCGGCGGACAGCGCCAAATTCGGCCAGCCGGAAATCAAGGTCGGCGTGACCCCGGGTGCGGGCGGTACGCAGCGCCTGCCGCGCGCGATCGGCAAGTCGAAGGCGATGGACATGCTGCTGACCTGCCGCATGATCGATGCGGCCGAAGCCGAGCGTACCGGTCTGGTATCGCGCGTGGTCCCGGCCGACAAGGTAATGGAAGAGGCGCTGGCGGTGGCGAATACCATCGCCGCGATGCCGGTATCGGTCGCCATGCAGATCAAGGATTCGGTCAACCGCGCTTTCGAAACCACGCTGACCGAAGGTGTGCGCTATGAGCGACGTTTCTTCCATGCGGGCTTCGGCACGCCGGCGCAGAAAGAGGGCATGGCGGCCTTCCTGGAAAAGCGCAAGCCGAATTTCGACGGTCTGTAA
- a CDS encoding DUF2061 domain-containing protein: MAVVRKGSQVITHLAIGFAIAYAVTGSIALGGLAVLVEPLLNVLLVPFHERAWHRRLRGVSGQRRYLMLTLEKFSLAAMHMVIAFCVLYYATGSVAVGGLAALLEPVCNVVLMPLHDRVWDKLRCGRGLQAA, translated from the coding sequence ATGGCAGTGGTACGCAAAGGCAGTCAAGTCATCACCCACCTGGCGATCGGTTTCGCGATCGCCTACGCGGTAACGGGATCGATCGCCCTCGGTGGGTTGGCCGTGCTCGTCGAGCCGCTGCTGAATGTCTTGCTGGTGCCCTTTCATGAGCGCGCATGGCATCGCCGGCTGCGCGGCGTGAGCGGCCAGCGGCGTTATCTGATGCTTACGCTCGAAAAATTCAGCCTGGCGGCCATGCACATGGTCATTGCCTTTTGCGTCTTGTATTATGCGACCGGCTCGGTGGCGGTTGGCGGTTTGGCAGCGCTGCTCGAGCCGGTCTGCAATGTCGTGCTGATGCCACTGCATGATCGTGTGTGGGACAAGCTGCGATGTGGTCGCGGGCTACAGGCCGCATGA
- a CDS encoding MFS transporter, translated as MPPITFLRKLSSDVQLRNPDFRRFWFSSILSNFGAQITLLALPICAALLLHASPAQMGTLAAVGSLPFLLFGLPVGVLLDRSRRLPVMLCSDAMVALSLASVPIAWWHGWLTIHWLYAVEFVLGTGYVVGGGAEQIFVTFLVGRAGLIDAQSKFAATESASRLLGPGLAGMLVQALGAPFAILCNVAGFSVSIWNLRRIRAREPQPTPPESHVLRDMLAGLAFVWRQPVLRLLAWTSACWHLLFYGYTALYVLFATRVLGMSPGMMGSAQMLGGAGVLASSVLLKPLSRRFGSGGTVAIGLCASSIGFVLMPAIPRELFGSSIASAAAYAVVVFWLDCGATLFFLPYLALRQRVTPDALLGRMTSTMRFLTVAVAPLGAAGAGLLAERIGVRGGLTVVAGGALLLTAGTLFGTRLHRIRA; from the coding sequence GTGCCCCCGATCACCTTCCTACGCAAACTATCCAGCGATGTCCAGCTGCGCAATCCCGATTTCCGCCGCTTCTGGTTCAGCAGCATCCTGAGCAACTTCGGCGCCCAGATCACGCTGCTGGCCCTGCCCATCTGCGCGGCCCTGCTGCTGCATGCGAGCCCGGCCCAGATGGGGACGCTGGCGGCGGTCGGCTCCCTGCCCTTCCTCCTGTTCGGGCTGCCGGTCGGGGTCCTGCTCGACCGCAGCCGGCGCCTGCCCGTCATGCTGTGCAGCGATGCGATGGTGGCGCTCAGTCTTGCGAGTGTGCCGATCGCCTGGTGGCACGGCTGGCTGACGATCCACTGGCTGTACGCGGTCGAGTTCGTGCTCGGCACCGGCTATGTGGTGGGCGGCGGCGCCGAGCAGATCTTCGTGACCTTTCTGGTCGGCCGCGCTGGTCTGATCGATGCGCAATCGAAGTTCGCGGCGACGGAATCGGCCTCGCGCCTGCTCGGCCCCGGCCTGGCGGGCATGCTCGTGCAGGCGCTGGGCGCGCCCTTCGCCATCCTCTGCAATGTGGCGGGCTTCTCGGTGTCGATCTGGAACCTGCGCCGCATCCGCGCGCGCGAGCCGCAGCCGACGCCGCCGGAGTCGCACGTCTTGCGCGACATGCTGGCCGGCCTGGCCTTCGTGTGGCGCCAGCCGGTACTGCGCCTGCTGGCCTGGACCTCGGCCTGCTGGCACCTGCTGTTCTACGGCTATACGGCGCTGTATGTGCTGTTCGCTACCCGCGTACTCGGGATGTCGCCGGGGATGATGGGTTCGGCCCAGATGCTGGGCGGGGCCGGCGTGCTGGCCAGCTCGGTGCTGCTCAAGCCCTTGAGCCGCCGTTTCGGTTCCGGCGGCACGGTCGCGATCGGGCTGTGCGCGTCGAGCATCGGCTTCGTGCTGATGCCGGCCATCCCGCGCGAGCTGTTCGGCAGCAGCATCGCCAGCGCGGCCGCCTACGCGGTGGTGGTGTTCTGGCTGGACTGCGGCGCCACCCTGTTCTTCCTGCCCTACCTCGCCCTGCGCCAGCGCGTCACGCCGGACGCCCTGCTGGGCCGGATGACCTCGACGATGCGCTTCCTGACGGTGGCCGTGGCGCCGCTGGGCGCGGCCGGGGCCGGATTGCTGGCGGAACGGATCGGCGTGCGCGGCGGACTGACAGTGGTGGCGGGCGGCGCCCTGCTGCTGACGGCGGGCACCTTGTTCGGCACCCGTCTGCACCGCATCCGGGCCTAG
- the cobD gene encoding threonine-phosphate decarboxylase CobD, whose amino-acid sequence MLEHGGNLREAQRRYGGIDWIDLSTGLNPIGYPAPPVPPDAWHRLPEADPALLDAACSYYGAPVLLPVAGTQAAIQALPRLRPASRVTVAAPSYAEHAHHWSQHGHALRQAGYSMLDDAVGGSDVVVVCNPNNPTGETVPPASLLRWAAELAARGGWLVVDEAFCDTTPALSLAAHAGRPGLIVLRSVGKFFGLAGLRLGFVAAETALLAALADLLGPWAVSGPAQRIALAALRDRNWQRHTQARLARDGARMRSLLAAHGIQAAGTPLFHWWPERRPDDFHEHMARRAIWVRLFRQAARGIRLGLPVCERDWDRIECALQEWTKR is encoded by the coding sequence ATGCTTGAACACGGCGGCAATCTGCGCGAGGCACAGCGGCGCTACGGCGGCATCGACTGGATCGACCTGTCGACCGGCCTGAATCCGATCGGCTATCCGGCGCCGCCCGTCCCGCCGGATGCCTGGCACCGGCTGCCGGAAGCGGATCCGGCGCTGCTTGACGCCGCCTGCAGCTATTATGGCGCGCCCGTGCTGCTGCCGGTCGCCGGCACCCAGGCCGCGATCCAGGCCTTGCCGCGCCTGCGGCCTGCCTCGCGGGTGACGGTGGCCGCGCCCTCGTACGCGGAGCACGCCCATCACTGGTCGCAGCATGGGCATGCGCTGCGCCAGGCCGGCTATTCGATGCTCGACGATGCGGTGGGCGGCAGCGACGTGGTCGTGGTCTGCAATCCGAACAACCCGACCGGGGAGACCGTCCCGCCCGCAAGCTTGCTGCGCTGGGCAGCCGAACTGGCTGCGCGCGGCGGCTGGCTGGTGGTTGACGAAGCCTTCTGCGACACGACGCCCGCACTCAGCCTGGCCGCGCACGCGGGCCGGCCGGGACTGATCGTGCTGCGCTCGGTCGGCAAGTTTTTTGGCCTGGCCGGCTTGCGGCTGGGCTTCGTCGCGGCCGAGACGGCGCTGCTGGCGGCGCTGGCCGACCTGCTCGGCCCCTGGGCCGTCAGCGGCCCGGCCCAACGCATTGCGCTGGCGGCGCTACGCGACCGGAACTGGCAGCGGCACACACAGGCACGGCTGGCACGCGACGGCGCACGGATGCGCAGCCTGCTCGCCGCCCACGGTATCCAGGCCGCGGGCACGCCGCTGTTTCACTGGTGGCCGGAGCGCCGGCCCGACGATTTTCACGAACACATGGCGCGCCGCGCGATCTGGGTGCGCCTGTTCCGCCAGGCGGCGCGCGGCATCCGCCTCGGCCTGCCGGTCTGCGAACGGGACTGGGACCGCATCGAATGCGCACTTCAAGAATGGACCAAGCGATGA
- a CDS encoding cobalamin-binding protein — protein sequence MKTSTTLIFLAALAAAQAQAAITVKDDDGKLVTLQKPAQRVISLAPHVTEMLFAAGGGSHVVGVVAYSDFPEAARKIPQIGSNREVDLERIMALKPDLIVVWRHGSSERQIDMVRKLGVPLFHSEPQALDDIPEGVARLGQLMGTEQVANPAAADLRRQLAGLRKRYASRPTVRVFYQVWDKPLYTLNGKHIVSDALRMCGGENIFAKLPVTAPVVSVEGVLQENPEAIFATAEKNYGGVSMWKPYGTLLAVRNDNLFTIDGNLVNRSGPRMIAGAATLCEKLELAREHRTEHRTERGSK from the coding sequence ATGAAGACATCGACGACACTGATTTTTCTGGCCGCGCTGGCGGCAGCCCAGGCCCAAGCGGCCATCACGGTGAAGGACGACGACGGCAAGCTCGTCACCCTGCAGAAGCCGGCGCAGCGCGTGATTTCGCTGGCGCCGCACGTTACCGAAATGCTGTTCGCGGCCGGGGGCGGCAGCCACGTGGTCGGCGTCGTGGCCTACAGCGATTTCCCGGAAGCGGCACGCAAGATCCCGCAGATCGGCTCCAACCGCGAGGTCGACCTGGAGCGCATCATGGCGCTCAAGCCCGACCTGATCGTGGTCTGGCGCCATGGAAGTTCGGAGCGCCAGATCGACATGGTGCGCAAGCTCGGGGTGCCGCTGTTCCACAGCGAGCCGCAAGCGCTCGACGACATTCCCGAGGGCGTGGCCAGGCTCGGCCAGCTGATGGGCACCGAGCAGGTCGCCAATCCGGCCGCGGCCGATCTGCGCCGGCAGCTCGCCGGTCTGCGCAAGCGCTATGCGAGCCGTCCGACCGTGCGCGTCTTCTACCAGGTCTGGGACAAGCCGCTGTACACCCTGAACGGCAAGCACATCGTCAGCGACGCGCTGCGCATGTGCGGCGGCGAGAACATCTTCGCGAAGTTGCCGGTGACGGCGCCGGTGGTCAGCGTCGAGGGCGTCCTGCAGGAGAACCCCGAAGCGATCTTCGCGACAGCCGAGAAGAACTACGGCGGCGTCAGCATGTGGAAACCCTACGGCACGCTGCTGGCGGTGCGCAACGATAACCTGTTCACCATCGACGGCAACCTGGTCAACCGTTCGGGCCCGCGCATGATCGCAGGCGCAGCGACGCTGTGCGAGAAGCTGGAACTGGCGCGTGAGCATCGAACTGAGCATCGCACTGAGCGCGGCAGCAAATGA